One Misgurnus anguillicaudatus chromosome 20, ASM2758022v2, whole genome shotgun sequence DNA segment encodes these proteins:
- the wipf2b gene encoding WAS/WASL-interacting protein family member 2b, protein MPIPPPPPPPPGGPPPPPTFNQANTTPPKLSRDESKGRGALLTDICKGAKLKKVGVVNDRSAPVIEKPKGGGVSIPGGPSAPAQSVGGLFQGGVPKLRPVGDGSVGRPALQPPGTRPTAPRPPGGHDDPDSLSQQSSSPESSRSQRPSLPDLSRSPGGGSSPSTGMKHSTSAPPPPPPMTRRGNAPPAPTQKAALASYNREKPLPPTPGQRGPSPAPVRDNAPPPPVKPPPSPASNRSSSSSSSLAPPPPPYRQQSGVSNGSSSPVNEAAPELPQRHNSLSKKPSTVGHTPTRGHAPPPPPSPTPQAGRPPPPAREPPGRGAAPPVPGQPSRNGRDAPPPPPPYRTHGSSSDGPSRGKPPPPPSRTPAGPPPPPPPIRNGHTSITRSFVDDFESKYSFHPLDDFPPPEEYRHFTKIYPSKANRVMRGAPPLPPLGR, encoded by the exons ATGCCCATTCCTCCCCCTCCTCCCCCACCCCCAGGTGGACCCCCTCCTCCCCCTACCTTTAACCAG GCGAACACGACTCCTCCAAAGCTGTCTCGTGATGAATCAAAGGGCAGAGGGGCGTTACTCACTGATATCTGCAAAGGGGCCAAGTTGAAAAAAGTAGGCGTTGTCAATGATAGGAGTGCACCTGTGATTGAAA AACCAAAAGGAGGTGGGGTGTCCATTCCCGGAGGACCGTCTGCTCCCGCCCAGTCTGTGGGGGGGCTTTTTCAGGGTGGTGTCCCAAAATTGCGACCCGTAGGAG ATGGTTCTGTAGGGCGGCCTGCGTTGCAGCCTCCTGGTACTCGTCCCACTGCTCCTCGCCCGCCTGGAGGACACGATGATCCAGACAGTCTCTCTCAGCAGTCCTCTTCTCCAGAGTCCAGTCGATCCCAGAGACCATCCCTGCCTGACCTCTCCCGTTCTCCCGGTGGAGGCAGCAGCCCCTCTACAGGCATGAAGCACAGTACATCTGCCCCTCCTCCTCCACCTCCCATGACTCGTCGTGGAAACGCTCCACCCGCTCCAACTCAGAAGGCCGCATTGGCCTCGTACAACCGTGAGAAACCCCTTCCACCTACTCCGGGTCAGAGAGGACCCTCTCCAGCACCCGTGCGTGACAACGCGCCGCCCCCTCCAGTGAAACCTCCTCCGTCGCCCGCGAGCAATCGCTCTTCTTCGTCGTCATCCTCGTTGGCCCCGCCTCCACCCCCTTACCGCCAGCAGTCCGGGGTTTCGAATGGCTCTTCTAGTCCTGTGAACGAGGCTGCCCCTGAGCTACCCCAGAGACACAACTCGCTCAGCAAGAAACCTTCAACAGTTGGACACACGCCAACACGTGGACATGCGCCACCTCCACCACCATCGCCCACGCCACAGGCTGGCAGACCTCCGCCTCCAGCACGAGAACCCCCAGGACGTGGAGCAG CTCCTCCAGTTCCTGGTCAGCCGTCACGCAACGGACGGGACGCTCCACCTCCCCCACCTCCTTACCGGACCCATGGCAGCTCCTCGGATGGTCCGAGCCGAGGCAAGCCCCCACCTCCCCCCTCCCGCACACCAGCCGGACCCCCACCTCCTCCCCCACCCATCCGCAACGGACACACTTCCATTACCCGTTCATTCGTAG ATGATTTTGAATCCAAGTATTCTTTTCATCCTCTGGATGACTTCCCTCCTCCGGAAGAGTATAGACACTTTACTAAAATCTACCCAAGTAAAGCCAACAGAG TAATGAGAGGAGCCCCTCCTTTACCACCCTTGGGGAGGTAA